TGGTaacgtgggccaatcacagcaccctgtaccgcGTACTAGCTGTAGGCCAGTCACTACATAAAAGAgtaaatcacagctgttatgaaagtAACCCATTCAttacagttcaaaacattgctgttacagtgatcgtCACTGTaacagcagtgtaaaaaaaaaaaaaaaaccctattctcCTCCCCCCGAGCAGTACAGTGCTATACTATGAGgtcactgaactactctgatgaaagtatctTTTGTTTTAAGTATTCATACCTtttaaatgtttcacattttgtcatgtttaaaccaaaactgtaaatgtattttattgggattttatgtgatagactaacacaaagtggtacataattgtgaagtggaaggaaaatgataaattatataaataaatatatatgaaaagtgtgggggaggggcatttgtattcagccccctttactctgatacccctaactaaaatctagtgaaaccaattgccttcagaagtgacctaattagtaaaaagtccacctgtgtgtcatttaatctcagtataaatacagctgttctgtgaagccctcagaggtttgttagagaaccttagtgaagaaacagcatcatgaaggccaaggaacacaccagacaggtcagggataaagttgtggagaagtataaagcagggttaggttataaaaaaaaatctcccaagctttgaacatctcacggagctctgttcaatccatcatcggaaaatgaagagtatggcacaactgcaaacctaccaagacatggccatccacctaaactgaccggccgggcaaggagagcattcatcagagaagagccaagaggtccatggtaactctggaggagctgcagagatccacagctcaggtgggagaatctgtccacaggacaactattagtcgtgttctccacaaatctgtcctttatggaagagtgacaagaagaaagacattggtgaaagaaagtcataagaagtcctgtttgtagtttgcgagaagccatgtgggggacacagcaaacatgtggaagaaggtgatttggtcagaagagaccaaaatttaactttttggcctaaaagcaaaacactgcgtggggaaaactaacactgaacatcaccctgaacacaccgtccccaccttgaaacatggtggtggcagcatcatgtggtggggatgcttttcttcagcagggacagggaagctggtcagagttgatgggaagatggatggagacaaatacaggacaatcttagaagaaaacctgttaggatCTACAAAAGACTTATGCCTCGtatacatgatcggattgttggccaacaaaaccgtggaattttgtccgaagggcgttggcccaaacttgtcttgcctacacacggtcacacaattgttggccaacaattacggacgtagtgacgtactacgtggtttttaagctctttagcaccaccgtttaggctccttctgctaatttcgctttagtagaagtttggcgagtgttgattcgcgcttttcatttaagTTCTATTACCAGATAGCATGTCttagtttatttgttttattttttttaatgcacaataaaaaaaaaaattgtgtagaataatacttggctttgtgttttacttcaaatgacagtttgggagtaggcagttacattttaaaaaaatacaacgtaaaatagacaagggacaccaacatagttgtatcttgatcttaaaaactacgggataatggtgttgtggtaacttgcacaaataaaaaaaaaaagcataaataatattattcttgatatcactagaaaaaaagcctttgaaaatttgtttgcaataacttcatcagtatcaccagcaaagcagcttcattattttcccattattgccacgtcacgaatgttaattctccattacgaaagctagtttacaagaccgactgcttccggcttgtccttgctttcaagcatgcgtgtttgtactttggacttttgtccaacggacttgtgtacacacacttggaaaatccgacaacagacatttgtctgcggaaaatttgaaaatctgctagctaacatttgttggcggaaagtccgacaattgtctgatggagcgtacaaatggttggatttaccgacaacaccgactgtcatcgaacatttcccgtcggaaaatccgatcgtgtgtatggggctttagactgggGCACaacttcaccttccagcaggacaacgaccctaaacatccagccagagctacaatggaatggtttagatcaaagcatattcatgtgttagaatggcccagtcacagtccagacctaaatcacattgagaatctgtggcaagacttgaaaattgctgttcacagacgctctccatccaatctgacagagcttgagatattttacaaagaagaatgagcagaaatgtcctctctagatgtgcaaagctggtagagacatccccaaaaagacttgcagctgtaattgtagagaaagggggttctacaaagtattgactccggggggcgccatacaaatgcgccccccccccccccccatacttttcacatatttatttgtatcatttatcattttccttccacttcacaattatgtgccactttgtgttggtctatcccataaaatcccaataaaaatacatttacgtttttggttgtaacatgacaagatgtggagaatttcaaggggtatgaatactttttcaaggcactgaatataTCATAGTTCGTAGACTCTATGACTTTTACATAAACTAAATATAcagttttgggattttttttttttaccaaaaagacatgtacagtgaggggaaaaaagcatttgatcggctgctgattttgtacgtttgcccactgacgatcagtctataattttattggtcggtttatgataacagtgagagacagaacaaaaaaacaaaaaaaaatatccagaaaaaaaaacgtatttaaaaaaaaaaagttataaattgatttgcattttaatgagggaaatgagtatttgaccccttcacaaaacatgacttggtacttgggtgcaaaacccttgttgacaatcacagagatcagacgtttcttgtagttggccaccaggtttgcacacatctcaggagggattttgtcctctttgcagatcctctccaagtcattaaggtttccaggctgatgtttggtaactcgaaccttcagctccctccacatattttctataggattaaggtctggagactggctaggccactccaggaccttaatgtgcttcttcttgagccactcttttgttgccttggtcgtGTGTTTTGGGACATTGTCATGCTGGATTACCCATCcgcaacccattttcaatgccctggctgagggaaggaggttctcacctaagatttgatggtacacggcccccgtccatcgtccctttgaggcAGTgatgttgtcctgtccccttagcagaaaaacacccccatagtataatgtttccacctccatgtatgacggttgggatggtgttcttggggtcataggcagcatttctcctcctccaaacacggcgagttgagttgatgccaaagagctggattttggtctcttctgatcacaacactttcccccagttctcctctgaatcattcagatgttcattagtaaacATCAGACAGGCCTGTCCATGTGGTTTtctgagcaggaggaccttgcgggcgctgcaggatttcagtccttcacggcgtagtgtgttaccaattgttttcttggtgactatggtcccagctgagatcactgacaagattctcccgtgtagttctgggctgattcctcattgatcattgaaactccacggaGGTGAGATctcgcatggagccccagaccgagggagatggaCAGTTatattgtgtttcttccatttgcgaataattgcaccaactgttgtcaccttctccctatgctgcttggcgatggtcttgtggCCCATTCCAGCTGTTTGGTAGAAACAAaattcgtcgtgtttggaggagagagaatgcagagttgcaaccaaagaacaccatacctactgtgaagcatgggggtggcaacatcatgctttggggctgtttctctgcaaagggaacaggacgacggaCTCGTGTACATGAacgaatgaatggggccatgtattgtgagatattgagtgcaaacctcctcccatcagcaaagggcattgaagatgaaacgtggctgggtctttcagcatgacaatgatcccaaacacacagcccgggcaatgaaggagtggcttcgtaagaagcatttcaaggtcctggagtggcctagccagtctccagatctcaaccccatagaaaacctttgggagttgaaagtctgtgttgcccagcgacatccccaaaacatcacttctctagaggagatctgcatggaggaatgggccaacataccggcaacagtgtgtgacaaccttgtgaagacttacagaaaatgtttgacctctgtcattgccaacaaaggatatataagtattgagatgaacttttgatattgaccaaatacttattttccaccataatttgcaaataaattctttcaaaaatcagacaatgcgaatgtatttgtttccacattttgtctctcatagttgaggtatacctatgacgacaattacaggactctctcatctttttaagtgggagaacttgcacaattggtggctgactaaaaatactttttttgccccactgtatatatttaaaaaaataaatacaaaattatatatatatataattttgtatttatttttttaaatatatacagtgaggcaaaaaaagtatatagtcagccaccaattgtgcgagttctcccacttaaaaagaggagattaaaaaaaaaatgaaaaagcccaGTAGtaataaataccactaaaagaaagctctgtgtgaattttttttttgggtacagcattgtatgaccacgcaattgccagtttaCAGTAGTGCAGTGCCCTGGCCAAGGTGGTGTGGCTAAAATATCCCAGAGGTCACGTGGTTAAAGGGGCAATACAAAGGTTCTGTTGTTTGGGTGATGGAGGTGTAACAACAAGTGAGGCAACACAAGAGACGTCATTTTATACTATTTTATTGGAAATAAAACGCATTTAAAAATCTAGATGTCCcatgcttttctccaatcagtctCACACTGTGGTGTCTAATTCTCTGTATTTTACATCATTACCCATCTTACATCCAACTCTGTGCAGAACCCCCTCTCCCGAATCAAAAGACAGGCACGTCCGGGATCTCCCGCTGCTTCGGGAACGACAAGCCCCGGCACAAGGAACCAACGTTTCGTAGCAGCGGTAGAACTGGCCCATAACCCGCCTCTAAAAATACAAGACCCAAATGTCCTTCAAAAAAATGTTAAGAAGCCACAGCCGCCTCTTGGTGGgtgtgtgtatgtggggtcacAGCGCCACCTCTTAGGGTACGCCAAGCCGTGCACTTGATAGAGTCACGGCTGATCTAAACTGCACAAAACTGGAGGAAAGCTGTGGGGTGGGGGGTTTTGGGGATTACAagatgaacacaaaaaaaaaaaaaaagaaaatctattttacaaaaaatatctttTGTGAGGGCGACACATGATCAGGCAAGTGGGACaggaaccaaaaaaacaaaaacaaaaacaaaaaaaaaaaaaacaactaaaatccAAATTCATAAGTGTCCACATCTGTACAGGGCCATCATATGatcaattaaaatgcattttttttttttttaaatcttagtaCCTGACACtgtaaaaagtgaaaaacataCAGTAGAGGGCAATTGTAACAGAACACTTTATATagagatcgaaaaaaaaaaaaacaaacaaaaaaaaaattcacatcttATTTCTAATAAAAACACAGACTCGCCTCGTGCCTGCCTTTATTCTGCAATTTCATTATTATGTACACGCTATATAACTTCATAAATTTACAGACTATGCCCTAGTAAAGTTCATGGGGTCACCAGGCGGCAACATACCATCTCTCAAGACAGAAGaggatgaaggagaaaaaaaaaaaaacccaaaaagagaaaataaaaataaaaaattgtaatatgTAGTGACAGAGCTGGCAGTGTCAGAAGCACTGTGGTCCTTTTCTGAGCGGACCTCCCCAGCTATAAACAAGGCTCTCAAAACAGAACCGTCAATGAAAACTGGATTGCACTATTTacctgtaatttttttctttttttcctttgtaaccaaaatgtaaaccacttttttttttttttttcaatttttttcggTACTACAGTCAAGTCAGTTAGCGTAACCCGTAGGGCCCCCCCTTCACCAAAGTCCAGGTCCATCACAATCCAATCTGCAATCCAGGGTGAAGACTGGATGAGGAAAATTTggttcgtctttttttttttaaaaacaaagtcAAACGTCCAAGTTGATCTCGCTGTACAGGGGTGATGGGGGAGGTAGCGGTTTTCTGTACAGGTCCAGGAAGGTTAAAACCAAaaaatttggggtgggggggggggtgctacaacAACAGTATGCAAAGTTCCTGAACCTCATCGTAAGGTAGACTTGAGTTCCTGAACCTCATCAGAAGGTGGAATGTTAAGCCCGATACAAACCTttctggtgggggggagggaggagaacagcTGTGCGGTTCTATAGGTCGGAGTCATCGAAGCCGTAGAAGGACTCGACGTCGCTCTCTTCCTCGAACAGATGCTGGAGGGCCTCGGGGTCGGCGAGCTCCTCGGGCTGGCTGTCGTTGCAGCTGTCGGTGTCTTCGTCCTCGTTCAGCCTCAGCTCGCCCTCCAGGAGGTTGATGAGCTCCTCCTGCATCTTGGCGTTGCGTTTGCTGGAGTAGGTGGCCCCGTCGGTCCCAGGCAGGACGCTGGCCACCAGGAAGGACTGCTGGACCAGTTCTGGATTATCGCTGATGACGCCCAGGACCTCCATCATCCAGCTGATGACCAGTCGTAGCACCGTCTCCGGGCTGCAGCTGGTTTTGGCCCGAGCCCGCTCCCCCCACTTCTTGTGAAGGAAGCTGGTGACTGCGCTCTTGATGCACACGTGGATTGGTTGGATCTTGGTGCTGCAACCGGCCGGGACCACCGCGGGTAGCGTGCAAGTGGAGCTCAGGAGGGCCAGGACCTCGTCAGACATGTGCGACCTGTGACAGTCTATCACCGCCATGCCTTTGTTGGGCAATTCCACGTGTTTCTGCCAAACCCGAGACGACCAGAGTTCCATCACCTCATCTTCACTCAGGCCATCTTCTCTAGCTTCATATATGATTGTTTCGGGAACGTCTACCGCGCACGTCGAGTTGCCCCGAAGGCACACCAACGTTGGCAACAGGCTGCCGTCGGCCAAGATGGTAAGCACGATGTCGCACCAAGGCTCGCCAGCGCCCACAGTCTGCAGCGCGCACTCTCTCCTCTCTTCGCCACCGAGCAGCTCCAGGTCAAGAAAGAGCGAGATTTCATCAACGGCGGCGATCATGGACAACGGGAGGTCCTGGTTGTGGATCTGCTTTTGTACAAAGCTGATGAAAGTCTGGGCACTGTCCTCCAGTTCCCTGGGCAGGCGGTTTACTACGGCAGCTTTGGAGTGCGTGCTTAGCTTGTGCCGCAGCATGAACCCCACCGCCCATTCGTAGGAGATTTTGAAGCCTCCTTCGAGCGAGCGTCCGATCTTAGTAGCCTTCTGGAAGAGAGTCTCCTCATTGACCGGCTGCTGTTGCTCTCGCTGGAGCAGGACCCATTCCGCGAGTCTGTCCTCGGCCTCAGTGCTCAAATACTTCTCCTCGGACGAGGCATCCGGATTCTCCTCCTGAGCCGCCTGAAATCTCTGCAGCCACCACCGGATGCGACTCGGTGAGTTGTGGAAATGCTCGGCCGCCAGTTGGATGCCGCTACACAGAGCGTACAGCATCACTCGCAGCTTCTTGATGCTGATCTGCTCCTCCTTGCCGGTGTCCAGGTTTTCGTTCTCAGGCTCCTCTACTTCTTCTGGCTCCCCCGTCTCCTCTAGCCCCTCCACATCCACAAACTCTGAGTTCTCAGAGGCCGGCAACACCACCTTGGGGTCCGGTTTGCGTTTATCTTCATCCAGAGGACTGGCGGCGGCGGCTTCAACCCTATTCTCCGAAGGTCCGAGGACCCTGCGGGGGAGGAACACAGAACGTGTAAGTGCACCATATTGCAACCGTGCAAGGAAAGGGACCAGTCCCGGGACAACTACCTTAACCGCCCAATGTTAAAAAGTGCGCCCTCCCCCTTCAGGAGCTGTGAACTACCCTCAGCAGCATAGAATACAAGTACCAACTATCTGGTACCCCCCCAACTGCTGAAGTGCTCATGGCAGACGACTCCCAGCCTTCCCCCCTATCTGGTACCCTCCAACTGCTAAAGTGCTTATGGCAGCTGACTTCTCAGCCTTCCTCCCTATCTGGTACCCTCCAACTGCTGAAGTGCTCATGGCAGCCAacttctcagcccccccccccccccccctaaagtgcTCATGGCAGCCGACTCTTCAGCCTTCCCCCCTATCTGGCGCCCCCCCCAACTGTTGAAGTGCTCATGGCAGCCGACTCCTCAGCCTACCCTCctatctggcacccccccactgTTGAAAAGCTCATGGCAGCCGACTCAGCCTACCCCCTTGGCGAGTCCCCGCTACAAGGTTGTGAAAAGGTCATTAAAactaataaaatgttaaaaaagtaaAACTACTACCAACACAAACTCTacagagaagagaaagaaaataatttaccatGAGACATCTGGTGAGGTATCTGCAGAGAAAACAGAAAAATCaactcattattattatacatttatataactctgacatatacgcagcgctgtacagagatcactgagccagtcatatcagtctctgtaccagaggagcttacactctaatgtcccctccccccacagtcatacACTATTATCATTATACAGTTATATAACTCTGACATATACGCAGTGCTGTAAAGAGATCACTGAGCCGATCACATGAGTCTCTGTACCAGAAGaacttacactccaatgtccccctCCCAGTTGCCCGGCACTCACTTGTAGACATGACGGTGATGTAGCCATGTAACGGGTTGAAGACCAGATGTTTCGCCATGGCGTCACCAATTCGCGTCATGAAGGGGCAGGATGCGCACGTCATCACCAGCTCCTCACTGGGGGGAAAAGGAAGACATTTACCATTAGCGGCCTATAGGTGACAGCAGTGGAGTGGTGGGGTTCGGCTGTAAAAAGGTTTACTTACCTGGGTTTGCTACTTTTGAACAGCGAACGATATTTCGGACTTTTCCGGGGAACGTGGTTACTGGAAAATAGAGGAAGAGGCgagttaaatatctcctaaaccaggcaGGGTGGTAGGTTTTGTCCTCGAGTCCGACATGAGATGGACTCTCCTCAGTCTGCACACCACTTACTTGATCATGTGATTGGCGTAGGCGCGGGAGCAGCAGGTGGCGTAGCGGCAGAGAGAACAGTGTACGTAGGTGGGGAAGTGGTTGTGGAAATCGgggacatcaaagttgcactccagaCAGGTTTGCTTCTCCTCCAAAACCCTGGAATAGGAATTTTACCCCCAAAACGTTAGTAACCGCACCATTCAAATATCAAGACAAAAACCTGCCCCCTCCCTCGCTTAAAACGgcttgctgtgccccccccccctataaaaaCTAGGTCACCACCCACCCTCTTACAAATGACTCACTGCCTTtccattaaaaggggttgtaacactcctgttttttcaccttaatgcatcctgtgtctatggacacaaatgctggactcgggagcgcgcctgcaaggcaacccaccccgggagagcgcttctccaagggggttatacgatgcgaggaggagccacgagtGCCCCCTCCCcaccgggggacccaagaagacgaggatcggggccactctgtgcaaaatgaactgcacagtggaggtaagtatgacatgtttgttataaaaaacaaaaaaacgaacaaaaacaataacaaaaacaaacaaaaccgaaaaaaaaaaaaaccacgcacACGAGGGTATGAGCAGAGCAGTTTATAGTatataagttatagcgtctacaaaatagggaaaagatctatggcatttttttactaggaatggcggtgatcagcgatttttagcgggactgcgacatttcggcaGGCAGATCGGACTCttgagacttttttgggaccattggcatttatacagcgatcagagcttaaaaaatagccaccgattactgtacaaaagtcactggcagggtaggggttaacactagggggcgatcaaggggttaagtgtgttcaactgtggggggggggggggatgggcttactgggacacgacagatcactgctcccaatggtTCCTTGTCAccacgaggaaatgccttgttcacataggtatCCCCCCGTTCTGCCTGCGTACAAGGCAATCGTGGGCCGCCGGAGTCTTGCCGACCCCGCGGGCATGCTCCCACAGCGTGCGCGCCACCACGCTCCAGGCAACTGAGCGTTGCGCGAGCCACCATACACCttacggcgattcgcacaggagaGGGCCACTGTGCCGCCGTAGGGAGAGACACGGAGGCCGGTCCTAAAGCAGTTAAAAGTCTTCACTGAACACGATTTGAGCCATCCAGTAGGCAAGCTGTCCCAATCACaagatcactgtgacagccaatcagtgaGCGGGAAAGCCCATGGGGGAAATTGCCCCCGAGCATTCTACGCTCTGCCAGCGGAAAGGGgtgaatatccaaaaaataaaatgcacTGACATTTTTATATTTCTTGCGATCATTTTATCCACGAGCCAAATTTTTATACCGCAGTGGAGAACATTCACCGGTTTCTAGACACGGCTTGCAGCAAGAGGACGTTTGCCAGAGAGCAAACCAATAGCAAGTGACCGTTATAATCTAGAggatgatgggggaaaaaaaaaaaaaaaaaaaaaatcagccagtAACTAACCGGTTGGGGAATGCTATGATTGGCAAGGTGTCAACAGGATGACGAATAGTCTGGGGTGTCGTATCCGGCGGTGGCGGCATCATCATCATCGGGGGGTCTGCGGTGGTCATAGAATTCCTGGGAGGTCCTCGAGAGGCTCGGATGgtcacctgcaaaaaaaaaaaagaagagagaacgGAGCGATCAGCATGTCGTACCGCGCAGTGGGACAAACGCTGCCCCGACGTCACTTCCCGCGCCTCACCTTTGTCCCGGGCTTCAGCCCCTCCAGCTGACGAGGCTTGCGGAAGGTTTTGTGGTGCTGCAGCTTATGTTCAATCTTGTCCTTGGCGAACAGGAACTGAAGGCGGCATTTATTACAGTGATAGACGTTCTTCTGCTTGTGCCGAGTAtaagaagggaagagaagaaaaaaaaaaaacaccccaaaaaagacattaaaacaacgtactcatttaaaaaaaaacagaggcgATACAAGCgctacacaaacctttcttcctcGCACCTACATTTTCCAgtcctaatccccccccccttagattcaaacatgcttggctGCAGGGAAGCGGCCGTGTCTCCGGCTGCAGGGAAGCGGCCGTGTCTCCGGCTGCAGGGAAGCGGCCGTGTCCTTTCCTTGCACCTACGCTTTCCagttctaatccccccccccttgcTCTTGTAAAAAAATCTTGTGGAAGAGAAACTGACCTTATTACAAGAGCAGGGGGGTGGGGGATTAGGACTGGAAAGCGTAGGTGCGAAGAAGGGACATGGCCGCTTCCCTGCAGCAGGACACACAGTTGAATCTAAGCTTCAATAAATCTTGTGGAAGAGGCACTGACCTTATTAGAGCTTAGATTCAGCTGTGTGTCCTGCTGCAGGGAAGCAGCCGTGTCCTTTCCTTGCACCTACGCTTTCCAGTCCTAATCCCCCCTGCTCTTGTCAGGGTCAGTGCCTCTTCCACAAGATTTATTGAAGCTTAGATTCAACTATGTCCTGCTGCAGGGAAGCGGCCGTGTCCCTCCCTTGCACCTACGCTTTCCAGTCCTAATCCCCCCTGATCTTGTTAATCAACAAGATTTATTGAAGCCTAGACTCAACTGTGTCCTACTGCAGGGAAGCGGCCATTTCCTGCTGCAGGGAAGCGGCTTTTTAGTATTAGAAGTGTAAATTTATAAAGAAGGCACCTTTGATGT
This Aquarana catesbeiana isolate 2022-GZ linkage group LG13, ASM4218655v1, whole genome shotgun sequence DNA region includes the following protein-coding sequences:
- the POGZ gene encoding pogo transposable element with ZNF domain isoform X2, with the protein product MDTDLFMECEEEELEPWQKISDVIEDSVVEDYGYMDKTSTVSVNIQPVTATLPIVAQTLGTQYTTAATVTNTITQNTDNTKKTLLTLIANSSGSTPIMHSGSQPLYLTQNTTSGIGTMMTQPMLRPMQVMQNANHSTNNSMTAQPIFITAQGFPVRNVRPVQNTVNAMNQVGIVLNVQQGQTVRPITIVPAPGTQFMKQGVGVPQVFSQMTQVRPNTNVPVRPATNTFTTVIPATLTIRSPVPQSQAQVSKPISSTSTTLSPSQPMRQITMQQPMQTLTIPQNQNNPGTNPKLVSIASFVAVKSTGETNDVVKFVNAMSGCQTTTQNSTQLIFSSSIGNNGTGPSLGTVQKSIQLEPIGVTVSSPSVTPQENLDRKHCPRCQTSFRVMEALRGHMCYCCPDLVDFSKKGNLESQMIPQGANSTSPDKPATATTPGGMTSQSGKTQDSAAEDSSQGKLIMLVDDFYYGRDVGQTYQMQGGAKMATTFRCPHCNKRLKNNIRFMNHMKHHVELDQQNGEVDGHTTCQHCYRQFSTPFQLQCHLENVHSSYESTTKCKICEWAFDSEPLFLQHMKDTHKPGEMPYVCQVCSYRSSIYAEVDTHFRLNHEDTRYLLCVYCLKVFKNGNAFQQHFMRHQKNVYHCNKCRLQFLFAKDKIEHKLQHHKTFRKPRQLEGLKPGTKVTIRASRGPPRNSMTTADPPMMMMPPPPDTTPQTIRHPVDTLPIIAFPNRVLEEKQTCLECNFDVPDFHNHFPTYVHCSLCRYATCCSRAYANHMINNHVPRKSPKYRSLFKSSKPSEELVMTCASCPFMTRIGDAMAKHLVFNPLHGYITVMSTNTSPDVSWVLGPSENRVEAAAASPLDEDKRKPDPKVVLPASENSEFVDVEGLEETGEPEEVEEPENENLDTGKEEQISIKKLRVMLYALCSGIQLAAEHFHNSPSRIRWWLQRFQAAQEENPDASSEEKYLSTEAEDRLAEWVLLQREQQQPVNEETLFQKATKIGRSLEGGFKISYEWAVGFMLRHKLSTHSKAAVVNRLPRELEDSAQTFISFVQKQIHNQDLPLSMIAAVDEISLFLDLELLGGEERRECALQTVGAGEPWCDIVLTILADGSLLPTLVCLRGNSTCAVDVPETIIYEAREDGLSEDEVMELWSSRVWQKHVELPNKGMAVIDCHRSHMSDEVLALLSSTCTLPAVVPAGCSTKIQPIHVCIKSAVTSFLHKKWGERARAKTSCSPETVLRLVISWMMEVLGVISDNPELVQQSFLVASVLPGTDGATYSSKRNAKMQEELINLLEGELRLNEDEDTDSCNDSQPEELADPEALQHLFEEESDVESFYGFDDSDL
- the POGZ gene encoding pogo transposable element with ZNF domain isoform X1, which gives rise to MDTDLFMECEEEELEPWQKISDVIEDSVVEDYGYMDKTSTVSVNIQPVTATLPIVAQTLGTQYTTAATVTNTITQNTDNTKKTLLTLIANSSGSTPIMHSGSQPLYLTQNTTSGIGTMMTQPMLRPMQVMQNANHSTNNSMTAQPIFITAQGFPVRNVRPVQNTVNAMNQVGIVLNVQQGQTVRPITIVPAPGTQFMKQGVGVPQVFSQMTQVRPNTNVPVRPATNTFTTVIPATLTIRSPVPQSQAQVSKPISSTSTTLSPSQPMRQITMQQPMQTLTIPQNQNNPGTNPKLVSIASFVAVKSTGETNDVVKFVNAMSGCQTTTQNSTQLIFSSSIGNNGTGPSLGTVQKSIQLEPIGVTVSSPSVTPQENLDRKHCPRCQTSFRVMEALRGHMCYCCPDLVDFSKKGNLESQMIPQGANSTSPDKPATATTPGGMTSQSGKTQDSAAEDSSQGKLIMLVDDFYYGRDVGQTYQMQGGAKMATTFRCPHCNKRLKNNIRFMNHMKHHVELDQQNGEVDGHTTCQHCYRQFSTPFQLQCHLENVHSSYESTTKCKICEWAFDSEPLFLQHMKDTHKPGEMPYVCQVCSYRSSIYAEVDTHFRLNHEDTRYLLCVYCLKVFKNGNAFQQHFMRHQQKNVYHCNKCRLQFLFAKDKIEHKLQHHKTFRKPRQLEGLKPGTKVTIRASRGPPRNSMTTADPPMMMMPPPPDTTPQTIRHPVDTLPIIAFPNRVLEEKQTCLECNFDVPDFHNHFPTYVHCSLCRYATCCSRAYANHMINNHVPRKSPKYRSLFKSSKPSEELVMTCASCPFMTRIGDAMAKHLVFNPLHGYITVMSTNTSPDVSWVLGPSENRVEAAAASPLDEDKRKPDPKVVLPASENSEFVDVEGLEETGEPEEVEEPENENLDTGKEEQISIKKLRVMLYALCSGIQLAAEHFHNSPSRIRWWLQRFQAAQEENPDASSEEKYLSTEAEDRLAEWVLLQREQQQPVNEETLFQKATKIGRSLEGGFKISYEWAVGFMLRHKLSTHSKAAVVNRLPRELEDSAQTFISFVQKQIHNQDLPLSMIAAVDEISLFLDLELLGGEERRECALQTVGAGEPWCDIVLTILADGSLLPTLVCLRGNSTCAVDVPETIIYEAREDGLSEDEVMELWSSRVWQKHVELPNKGMAVIDCHRSHMSDEVLALLSSTCTLPAVVPAGCSTKIQPIHVCIKSAVTSFLHKKWGERARAKTSCSPETVLRLVISWMMEVLGVISDNPELVQQSFLVASVLPGTDGATYSSKRNAKMQEELINLLEGELRLNEDEDTDSCNDSQPEELADPEALQHLFEEESDVESFYGFDDSDL